A window of Glycine soja cultivar W05 chromosome 2, ASM419377v2, whole genome shotgun sequence genomic DNA:
GTATTCCGAACTGGTCTGTCGAACCTAGGAAGGTTGACAAATAGTTTACAATCGTTGATGAAGATGTTGTCCAGTCTCACCTCCAATCCTTTTGCATCCGAGACTCCCTTGAACCGCATGAACCCGTATCTCCTGCCATCCTTGTTGAGCCTTTTAGCGATGTATACTTCACGTACGTCACCCCAGTTTTTGAAGTGCCTCCATAGCAACTCTTCATTAGCTTCGTCGGGGAAATGGGTGAAATAAAAGGAGGTAATGTCGGCATTGTTCCTCCAGTTAAGGCGATAGTGTTTGTTGTTGTCCCCTATCTCCAGATTTTGTGATTGTCTTCCCGCTAAAGAGGATTTCTGCATAACCTTCATTGATCTTCTGCTTACCACCTTAGTCCAGTTTTCTTCCTCAGCGTAGTCATTGTCCCTTCCGAAAATGTTGACTCGTCGCCCTCCATATGGTTCTTCCCTTCAATCCATACTCCTCCATCTCCTTGAAGGGGAACCGTTTGGAGTTCTTCTGTTTGTGCTAGTCCTCGCCGTGTTTCGATACTGCTTCACACTCGTCCTCGCCGTGTCTGTTTCGCTCCATCTCTCATTTCTTCTGTCTCTGTCTGTCACTCTCCTTCTCTCGCGccctctctctgtctctctccctctctctctctctttctctctcatcttTTTTTGTAAAGTGATCATGTAGGTGTGTAGTATGATAGATGCATTCTGGTTGAACAACTCTTGAGCAAGAAAATCAACCACTCCTTGGAAGCTCTGTTTACGTATCAAGGAGGAATGTTGAAGTGCTAATACACAGTTTCAGTCGCATGTTCTGTTCTAGATATTTTGATAAGGGGTATGAGCTTAATTGAAATTTGGAAAAAGATATGTATGATTAATTGAACCAGTTGATGTTTGTAATATTTACTGATATAGGCAGTTACAGAAGGAGTTTCAGTCCTTATTTTGGGTAAATTTGTATCAAAGTTTGAATTGACTTTTAGCTGGCTTTGAACTTCCTCAAAGTGTAGTGTACTAGCCTTGGTTTACACCATAAACTAAGTTCATAGATCTAGAGTTTAACTTTAAacctaaaaagaacaaaaagcaAGTTATAGGTAATGTAACCAGTCAAAGTTGTAGACTAAAGTTATGCAAAATAAACTCTCAAACTTCAATCAAtaatattgaaaaatgaaaagaagctcaaaataatttaaatatcaacttctttccttttcttaaaaTGAAAAGTTTTACCATCCTACTGGATATAGAGCTTGTAAAGCTTTGCTATGTATAACAATCTCACCTCTATACTGGGAGGAACCAGTGGTCTCTTCCCTTTCAACTCTCTAGTTAAGAAGTCCAGTTTCTTTTCTTCATCCCATTCACTGTACGTGCCCATATCCAAATACCTTGTAATTACATCAATGGTTTCAGCATGTCTGCTTGATTCCTGTCACACTGCTAGTTTCAGGCCACAACTGATTATCCAAACAATAATGAACAAAAAACTTTGAAACATACCTGACGCAAGTCAAGCTTCATTAACACCATGCCAAAAGTAGCAACTCTTCGAATCAGATCAGCTAGTCGACCATCAGCTAGCACCCCAGATCCACATAATTGCTGGAGAAATGTAGAGCTAAATGATAATTCTGCACAATATTAGAGGGTAAAAGGgtagaaaagaaagaataccAAAGATTCataacaaaggagaagaggttcCAAAAGCTGATATTTTGTTTCATAATAATCCATAGGATCATGTTTAGATGGACCATGTCGATAAGAATCTCCAACCGTCTACGAGTTCTCAGAAGCTAAACACATGGAACGAAAGATAATATTACCGGTTATTAAGACAATATATAAAATctgcatattcaataaaaatgtaGATGTGATTTAGTTTTAATGGCACCCCAGGATACAAATCCTCCACAGACAATATTCAAATCAAAACtaggaaaatatatttttcatactaTGCATATCCTAACGTATATATGGTTCTATCTATATAATCATCTTCACTGTGAAAGCCGTGGAACAAAGCAAATAGGATTGATCTCAAGATTAGTACATTTAACAGTCTTTGACCAAAAAGCAATATGATTTCATCATATCCAGGAACGTTCCTAATAATGCATATAAATTAATGATCCATGTGTCTGCTATCTGTCATTCTACACAAAGACATTTtgcaattgaatttcaaatccGTAGTGCCAAGGCTCAAGTTCAAAAGTCCTTCACTCTTTATCTACAAATAATACAGAAAATATCAATATATGCTGAAATCAATCTCATAGAGCTTTATTTGCCACAACGTTTTCTACAATAATATCAATCCTTAGTGGTTCTGCTGACTTAATTTCATAACCACGTCTTTCTCCCTAAAGGAAAAATCAAGCCAAcaacataaataaagataagataaaaaaaaatatggttttAGATTGTCCATTTACGGGAAAATATTTTGGACtcccaatatttccaaattatttGCCGTGGAACTTCACTTCTAAACCAAAATGTAGTTTCTACCAacccaaacaaacaaacaaaaagttatgcaatatcatttatttcatttgcAAACTACAGTCTACACGGGCACATTTAGTACATGCCTGCCAGGTTATAAAGCTAAAAACTCCTAAGACATAAGCAGCATAGTTTTGTACAAAATAAAACAGCAGAAACTGAATACATGTGTCCATGCAACCAATTTTGAAGCATTGTTGAAGTAAACCAGAAGTAATAccttatcttttatatattcaagGACAACTCTATAAGGAGCAATTCCAGGAACCTGAGTTTGGCTCCAAAAGCCTCTGAAAACTGGTCCTTCCTATTTGGGATTCTGCAAACAGTTTCCTCTGAGCAACAAGTTGACTAGAGTTGAAAGAAGGAGAGTATGTCATTGAAACTAATGAAGAACTGGAATTTGGTAAAATTGGTATTGACGAACGGACATTTTGACTGCCACCATTGCTCTCAGTTGAACTTGAAGTCTCACCACCCTATCAGTGAATATATGTACACATGTATTATCTAGGATTCAATGGAAAATTTGGAAATCTACTGAATTGATCTACCTTGTGATTGGGTTGCTTGTGATCAGCTCCTGGCATGTGTCTGGGATACTCAGATCCACCCTCTTCTACATGAAATGTAACATTCAAACCAGAACTTCATACTAAtagataataagttaataacatACTTGATTGGGTCAAGAATTTATATATGTCGGCATATGAATAAAATTGCACTATATTCCTCATGCATGATAGCATGAGAAGTTATTCAAAGGATTGGAAGGATTCCAATTCATTTGTTCATGCAATCAGCAATGGGCATCAttccttaattaaaaattgttaaagatTATTAAAGTTAGAAGCCACTCaacaagtaaatatttttttgcagtTACAGAAGAAAAGAACATGCCAGTTAAAAACAGGATATGCAAACAAAAAACCAGACagcaattttttgaaaaattatacgTACCAGGCCAAGCACAAGAGGGTATATGAGCTCCAGCTGGAAGTTTAGTCGGAAGTGGTGAAGCTTGTTGATTAGGATGTTTTGACTGACTTCTACTCATAGATCCATTCCAGTGCTCATGGTGATCCTCCTCATCATTACCTTctgaagagaaagaagtgatCATCAAGTCTTAAAAGTGGATTGAAAGAGTATCAAAGATATCTTTGAGGATATAACAGTGACAAGGCGTAGTCTAGAAGAACAAATCATATAGAAAAATCTTCAGCTAATCATGTAAAGACATTGTGAGTGCATTAATAGAACAATAAATGGATGACCATTTCACTTGCAGTGTATCATCAAATACTATAGTGTATCTATATTAGTCTAACTCACACCAAGGTTTAAAATACTTTGTAGTATCTACAAACTATTTTCATGCCGGAAGAAAACTTTCCATTTGAAAAAGCAGATTTTGTTGCCTCATCATATGAAACCTTTTGCAAAAACATTCCGAGGAAACATATAAAAAAGACCTCAAAGCTTTTACCACACGTATGCAACTATTGTCAATCTCATATCATTCAATTGGAAAAGATTTGACAAAGTGGATTGGAGGTAAAAGTTGACAGGTTGATGTCTACGGAAACaagagaaaagtaaaagagCAAAACACAGGCGTATTTTGATAAGTTTGAGTTATTAGTAAGGCCACAAAAGAGATACGTCAGGATAATTTTTAAAGGAATTTCCAAGCCAAGAGGACAATGCCttgatgcaccaaagaagtaatGCATAAAAGAAGACCAAAGAGGGATTAAATGAATGACCAAAGCCTCAAGGATAAATAGATAGAGCATAATATCATCATTCAAAATATTACACGGTAATATTAAGGGTTTCAAAAGGACCATCAAATTCACATGATAATCTAacacaataaagaaaaaaaataaaaaactatactATCTTTAAGTGGTTCAATTTGCCTGTGCACATGAACTAGTGTTACTTCTTGACAAACAGTATCCAGAGGTCACATGATATAAAACAAAGATGACTGCTATGCCCATTAGCATTTGGAAGATATCAACAAACACAAAACTAAACAGACAAACCTTTTAGAATTTCATGTGCCAGTTCTGACAACTTATCACTGCACTGGTTCATGGATAGCTCAAATCTTAGGCCATCCACTTCCCGAATGTAGAGGTCAATCGCCATCCATCTTGACAGAAGTGAAACATCTTTTGTGACCTGAAGAACAAAACGAAAACCAATTACACAATCAGATTTGAATAACAGGGTCAAATCAAACGCAAATATTCTTCAAGAAAATCCCACTCCtaggtaagaaaaaaaatttcttgtaaTTTATTCGTAATGTTTGAATTACACGCTACAAACTTTAGTAATTGAAACAGCAAAGCACATCCTTCAACTGTAGTAACATCAACACCGACCACAATCAAGCTTTATCCCACACCTGATGGAGTCAAACACGGATCAGTTAATATCAGAAaccaatttttctttaaaagccATTTTTCTGTCCATATCTAAAgaacaataacaacaatagtGATGTTAGCTACATGGATCACACAATGTTACTGGGTTCAGTTAAAAACCAAATTCTCAGGCTATTCATGTCTAAAATACAttcaatgtaattttacattggCTATCAACTGCCCAAAATTACCCACCTCTTTTATCCTAGCCTGagacaatataaaatttgactaaaaaGTACAATATTGGAAAAGTTCCAAGAAGATtattcaaacaaatattttgcATGTTAAAAGCTCATTTATTTTTGTCTGCAGTTTTCCCAGTTCAATCATCATTAAACTTGCACTTTCCAAAATGACAGGCAGTAATACTGGACATCTTCAGGTTGTCAATAATATAATGATATTACAGATTCAACTATGCTTCCACTACTAGAAAACTTCTCACGTGTTGAAAAAGAATCATGTAGTtatttgagaaaatgaaatcacATAGTAAAAGTACAGGCAGCATGAATGGATATTTGAAGATGCTACCTTTGCTGTCACATTTGGGTTTCCGTCTCTATCACCTCCCATCCAAGATCCAAATTTTATTGGAGTGCAAGTCAATGGAAGTGGTTTTCCTGTGTGCTGCAAGGAAAGATAAATTGCACTGAAAATCTTAAAGAGAAAGAATGTACAAGTTAATTGACATAAATTAAAGATGACAAACCTTCTTTAAAGCGCTGCTAACTCGACGTAAATAATGAGGAACAGCTTTTCAGAGTGACTCCTCCACAATATTCAATACTGGgagaattgaaaaataaataaaccaagGGATTCttccacttcttttttttttaacagtgaATCAAATCATGCAAGAGATGACATATTGTTAGATCTCAATATAGACCAGTTATCTGGAGGGTCTATTCTAGAAGGAAGAAAGCCCCTACACGGGAGATAGGATCGAATTAGTTATTAGTTTAATCTTTAGGGCCATCTATCTTTATTAttctatctttatctttattattctatctttatctttattattctatCTTTATCAATTAGTTGGATTAGGATATTATAAATAAGAGTATTCTCATTAGAGGAGGGGGTAGAGAAGAATTAGAAATTGTAAAGGGTTTTCCCTTGGAAGAAGGTTTCCTTCTTGAATAAATTCAGTTTGCTCCCAGTATTTTCCGtttattcttctattttctgtTTCTCTTGTTTTCTCTGCTGTTAGGGATATTCAATACCCTAACACATATAAATTGTCAAGGATTCTCTCTTAAAAGATTGATTTATTATGTGTTCATGTAGGTGCCTTTGGGGATAACAAGGACAAAACTCTTGAACACTTGGTCAAAATGGCCATAGACCATTCTTAGGAACAACTAAAAAGCCTAAAGCTAAGAGGTAAAGTATATCTAACATATAATACTCAACCAGCTTACCTGCCCTAGCTTCATCAACTGGAGTGGGTTTTGAACGCCTAAGTTCATCTGTCTGCCATATTGAAGTTTTCTCTCCCACCTAAAAAAGCCAATATGATTGATGAGAATAGAAATAAAGTGTGTTAGAAAAAGGAAATCCACTATCCATTCACATTTAAAGATAATCTACCACACTGAAAAACTAGTGGATTTTTTACTTTTGGGGTACAAACACCGGTGGTTAAGTAGAATGGAAATAGTTCAAGAATGGTACCAGATCTTCAATCCACATATCTCGATCTTCAGGGCTAAGATCAGGTCAATCATTATAATCCAAAAGATGCTGCTTGAAGGTGAAAAAGTAGTTAGAGACAACACACTTCCATAATATTTGAGAGATGATATCATAAAGTTAAAGGCTCAAGCTTCCagtaatttaatatattcagaaaagagaacaactcacaGCAATTTTAAGGTGTTTATATTGCAAGGTACGATGGTTAATTTGAGTGGGATGAGCAGTGAGAACAATTTCAACCTCCTGTGGCAACATAAATGAAATTAGATTTTGAATGACAATAGCAATTGGAACCAGATTCTGTTAAAATCCCTGGCAATACACACATAATGTTTCACTAAATTAATAACAAGATAATTgtcaagaaagaaaataattacatgcttTAATCTCAGCTTGCAGAGTGCATAGACAACGAAAGATCATATACTTATTTTCATCTATACGTCTCAGACTATGCAGATTAACCAGAAATGAGGAACAAAACCACAGACCTGCTTGAACACTGTCTTATAAAAACAGGTTGTTAAAGATATCATCACAAGATTTTGCAGCAAGAACCATATTTCCTCCTTTACGAACCCTGCAAAAACATAACTTGTTCAAGACTATCATACTGGGGTAATCTTAGATTAAAGAAGTATAGTATTCCCTCAATGTTGTTATTAGTCAAAGGTTCGGCTTATTTTGGAGAGATTGCGGCTTAATTTTGCACAGAGCTCAGCCAAATAAAGACAAGACAAATTATCAACTAATGGAATAAAAAGACAACAATAGTTGGAGACAAGAATGTATACCTATGGTGGGTTTCAGCTATACCCATCAAAGTAAGATGATGGCTAAAGGCACGAGCAAGGGGCAAAGCTTCTTCCAGCGTCATCTTGGATAACTCTGAAGCCAATTGCTTCTCTAGCATCTCAGCCAAGTCCTCCATTCCCGCTTGTCTCATATTACAAGCACTCTAAATACCAAAACAAACTCTTAAGGAATTTTCAACTCCCAGCGATAAAGATTGTTACACTGTTAACCAATTACCAACGAAATCACACATGAATAAAGGtcaatttttcaattatatggCAATTCATGATTGGATGACACGCTACATTTCTAG
This region includes:
- the LOC114372961 gene encoding phosphoenolpyruvate carboxylase 4-like, with amino-acid sequence MIDLILALKIEICGLKIWWERKLQYGRQMNLGVQNPLQLMKLGQHTGKPLPLTCTPIKFGSWMGGDRDGNPNVTAKVTKDVSLLSRWMAIDLYIREVDGLRFELSMNQCSDKLSELAHEILKEGNDEEDHHEHWNGSMSRSQSKHPNQQASPLPTKLPAGAHIPSCAWPEEGGSEYPRHMPGADHKQPNHKGGETSSSTESNGGSQNVRSSIPILPNSSSSLVSMTYSPSFNSSQLVAQRKLFAESQIGRTSFQRLLEPNSELSFSSTFLQQLCGSGVLADGRLADLIRRVATFGMVLMKLDLRQESSRHAETIDVITRYLDMGTYSEWDEEKKLDFLTRELKGKRPLVPPSIEV